The following are from one region of the Candidatus Binatia bacterium genome:
- a CDS encoding GNAT family N-acetyltransferase has product MSDHAATAGISIRDYRGEDEAALFGIHDRSRPDELVGSCDPRGFIPLAEDFRSLEDFRMSRKWVAADGDRPVGFAGVRDNYISWLYIEPEYYRRGIGRRLLRAAMDAAGPDAWTIALERNDRARKLYESEGFVPAMTFDGENNGYPCRCVKLMLRPPKKR; this is encoded by the coding sequence ATGAGCGACCACGCCGCGACTGCCGGTATTTCGATTCGCGATTACCGCGGGGAGGACGAGGCCGCTCTCTTCGGCATTCACGACCGCTCGCGTCCCGACGAGCTGGTGGGCTCCTGCGATCCGCGCGGATTCATCCCTCTCGCGGAGGACTTTCGCTCGCTGGAGGACTTTCGGATGTCGCGGAAGTGGGTCGCGGCCGACGGAGACCGCCCGGTCGGCTTCGCGGGCGTGCGCGACAACTATATCTCCTGGCTGTACATCGAGCCGGAGTATTACCGCCGCGGCATCGGCCGGAGACTGCTCCGCGCCGCGATGGATGCGGCGGGGCCCGATGCCTGGACGATCGCGCTGGAACGGAACGATCGCGCGCGGAAGCTCTACGAGAGCGAGGGTTTCGTGCCGGCGATGACGTTCGACGGCGAGAACAATGGATATCCATGCCGCTGCGTGAAGCTGATGCTCCGTCCGCCGAAGAAGAGATGA
- a CDS encoding GNAT family N-acetyltransferase: protein MSPRPDSPAAEAGVGQGPDGLVIRDYGSSESISEMTSLLRDAYAHLARQGLRYLATHQDDAMTARRLGRGFPLVVYLEGRLVGTATLYPPRYDSPVPWYRRPEVFYFGQFGVRPELQRRGIGVRILRALEDRARARGATELGCDTAVQAEHLRSWYAREGFRVVGETQWAVTNFRSVVLSKTISPG from the coding sequence ATGAGCCCGAGGCCGGACAGCCCGGCCGCCGAAGCAGGAGTGGGCCAGGGGCCGGACGGGCTTGTGATCCGCGATTACGGCTCGAGCGAGTCGATCTCCGAGATGACGTCGCTCCTTCGTGACGCCTACGCCCATCTGGCCCGGCAGGGCCTGCGGTACCTCGCCACCCACCAAGACGACGCCATGACGGCCCGGCGCCTGGGACGGGGCTTTCCTCTGGTGGTCTATCTCGAGGGCCGCCTGGTCGGGACCGCCACGCTCTATCCACCGAGATACGACTCGCCCGTACCGTGGTACCGCCGTCCGGAAGTCTTCTACTTCGGCCAGTTCGGGGTCCGGCCCGAGCTTCAGCGGCGGGGAATCGGCGTGCGCATTCTCCGCGCGCTGGAAGATCGCGCGCGGGCGCGAGGCGCCACGGAGCTAGGGTGCGACACGGCCGTCCAGGCGGAGCATCTCCGCTCGTGGTACGCGCGCGAGGGCTTTCGTGTCGTGGGCGAGACGCAGTGGGCGGTGACGAATTTTCGCAGCGTGGTGTTGTCGAAGACGATTTCGCCGGGTTGA